The proteins below come from a single Mesobacillus jeotgali genomic window:
- a CDS encoding YkvA family protein, producing MKKFLKRIRLVFKVKKFIPFLIEFFTSGLVPLKQKLISVGLIIGYFLLPFDIIPDFLTLIGVVDDVGVLLIIFQQIIKMAPPELRDKHKME from the coding sequence ATGAAAAAGTTTTTGAAAAGAATCAGGCTTGTTTTCAAAGTGAAAAAATTCATCCCTTTTTTAATAGAGTTCTTTACTTCCGGTTTAGTGCCATTAAAGCAAAAATTAATTTCAGTTGGATTGATCATTGGCTATTTTCTGCTGCCATTCGATATCATTCCCGACTTCTTAACCTTGATTGGTGTTGTTGATGACGTAGGTGTGCTGCTTATCATTTTTCAACAGATTATAAAAATGGCTCCGCCTGAGTTAAGGGACAAACATAAGATGGAGTAG